The Longimicrobium sp. nucleotide sequence AGCTGAGCGAGATGTTCCACATCACCCCCGACTTGCTGGCCAGGTTGAATCCCGGCGTTCAGATCGATGGGCTGAAGGCGGGGCAGACGGTGAACGTACCCGCCGTCCGCGACGAGAACGCGGCGGGGCGGGGGCAGCAGGTGGCCAAGCTGGTCATCTCCGGACGCGGGACGTACGTGCACGCGGTGGACGCCAACGGCCGCGTCGTCTACCACTTCCCGTCTACGCTGGGCGGCAAGTACTCGCCGTCGCCCACCGGCAGCTACCGGGTGACGCACGTCACGCAGGACCCGTCGTGGCACTACCAGCCCGACATCCTGGTGGGCGTGCCCGATCATGAGCCGGACGCCATGATCCCCAAGGGGCCCAACGTGGCGGTGGGAACCGTGTGGATGGCGCTTTCGGAGCCGCACTTCGGCATCCATGGCACGGCGGAGCCGCAGACCATCGGCTACGCTTCGAGCAACGGGTGCGTGCGCCTGACCAACTGGGACGTGGAGTTCCTCAGCCGCCACATCCGGCCGAACACGCCGGTGGAGTTCCGCGACATCATGGGGCAGAAGCAGGCGGAAGACCCGGCGAACGCCGAGTCGTCCAGCGGCTCGGCGTCCACCAGGCCGTCGTCGCCGTCCGCGCCGGCCGCGGCCGCGCGTCCGACGCCTGAAAAGAGCAGCAGCGGCTCCAGCGCGGCGGCCGGGCGCACGTCTACCCGCCGCGAGGGAACGACCACGCCCAGCCGCGCGGACACGGCCTCTCGCTCCCGCACCACCCGTGAGCGCGCGCGCTCGGACAGCGGCGCCCGCTCGCGTCCGACGACGACGGAGCCGGCCAAGCAAGACGAGCACGCGGGTCACACTCCGCGGTAACCGCTTCGCCCGGAGCTTTC carries:
- a CDS encoding L,D-transpeptidase family protein; the encoded protein is MIIKRVSLAALAALAVAGCKDGGGDAQAKGAQAREVDNDPTRAVVAWDRRAARMTPEEMERARMDESWMEVVQLDPIPGGRNERPNPEKWEQISIESVNTAPQHVPLYGDVGGPSVLRIQVMLDRALFSPGIMDGRWGKNTAQALYWFQKREGLPATARADSATFERLRSASGSPAELVVRRTLSAKDVAGPFTKIPEDVYEHAKLDCSCYESLTEKLSEMFHITPDLLARLNPGVQIDGLKAGQTVNVPAVRDENAAGRGQQVAKLVISGRGTYVHAVDANGRVVYHFPSTLGGKYSPSPTGSYRVTHVTQDPSWHYQPDILVGVPDHEPDAMIPKGPNVAVGTVWMALSEPHFGIHGTAEPQTIGYASSNGCVRLTNWDVEFLSRHIRPNTPVEFRDIMGQKQAEDPANAESSSGSASTRPSSPSAPAAAARPTPEKSSSGSSAAAGRTSTRREGTTTPSRADTASRSRTTRERARSDSGARSRPTTTEPAKQDEHAGHTPR